CCGTCGGCGGAAGGCGCGGGCGTGGCGAGCGGGAAGGCGTTCCCTTCTTTCGTCGCGTTCACCAAGGACGGGCAGAAACTGGTCGGCGAGCCTGCCAGGAGGCAGGCCTCTGTCAACCCCGAGGGCACGGTATACGCGGCCAAGAGGAAGATGGGGACCGACTTCAAGTACAAGATCTACGGTAAGGATTACACGCCTCAGCAGATATCGGCGTTCATCCTGCAGAAGATAAAACAGGACGCGGAGAACTACCTCGGCGACAAGGTCGAAGAGGTAGTCATCACGTGCCCCGCTTATTTTAACGATAACCAGAGGCAGGCTACGAAGGACGCGGGCGAGATAGCGGGCTTAAAGGTCCTCAGGATCATCAATGAGCCGACAGCGGCGTGCCTTGCTTACGGGCTCGATAAGGCCGGCAAGGAACAGAAGATAATGGTATTCGACCTCGGCGGCGGCACGCTCGACGTTACGATACTCGAGATGGGATGGGATAACGAGCACAAGGCGGCGACGTTCGAGGTCATTTCGACGAGCGGCGATACGCAGCTCGGCGGGACAGACATGGACAACGCGCTCGTCGATTACATAGCAAGAGAGTTCAAGAAAGACACAGGAATAGACATAAAGAACGATAAGATGGCGATGCAGCGCGTAAGGGAATCGGCCGAAAAGGCGAAGGTCGAGCTGTCGAGCACTATCTCGACCGATATAAACTTGCCGTTCATCACAGCAGACCAGACGGGACCGAAGCATTTGACCATGACGCTCAACAGGGCGAAAGTGGAAGAGCTGGTGGCCACTATCATCGACAGGTGCCGCGGCCCGATAGAAAGGGCATTGTCGGACGCCAAGGTAACGGCAAAAGATATCAGCAAGGTTATCCTCGTCGGCGGGCCTACGAGGATGCCGATAGTCCAGAAGTTCGTCGAGGATTACGTCGGCAAGAAGATAGAGCGCGGCGTCGAT
The sequence above is a segment of the Candidatus Omnitrophota bacterium genome. Coding sequences within it:
- the dnaK gene encoding molecular chaperone DnaK; this translates as MAKVIGIDLGTSNSAAAYMEAGRPVIIPSAEGAGVASGKAFPSFVAFTKDGQKLVGEPARRQASVNPEGTVYAAKRKMGTDFKYKIYGKDYTPQQISAFILQKIKQDAENYLGDKVEEVVITCPAYFNDNQRQATKDAGEIAGLKVLRIINEPTAACLAYGLDKAGKEQKIMVFDLGGGTLDVTILEMGWDNEHKAATFEVISTSGDTQLGGTDMDNALVDYIAREFKKDTGIDIKNDKMAMQRVRESAEKAKVELSSTISTDINLPFITADQTGPKHLTMTLNRAKVEELVATIIDRCRGPIERALSDAKVTAKDISKVILVGGPTRMPIVQKFVEDYVGKKIERGVDPMECVALGAAIQGAIMTGESKDVLLLDVTPLSLGIETMGGIATRLIERNTTIPTRKSQIFSTAADNQTAVTVRVLQGERKMANDNVELGRFDLVGIPPAPRGIPQIEVTFDIDQNGIVHVNAKDLGTGKEQSIKITAPTKLSKDEIDKFVKEAEKFADADEKKKEEVDVFNQADTLIYATEKSLKEFGEKISQTDRGEIESKMNNLKQAMKDKNIASVKSGTEELTKAAHKLAEEVYKKSAAGAQKGPGGPGGAGAGPERPQEEPESEKEGANPKKGEDIIDADFTAEDDNGKKK